One genomic segment of Laspinema palackyanum D2c includes these proteins:
- the hpsN gene encoding hormogonium polysaccharide biosynthesis glycosyltransferase HpsN, translating into MSLPSISVIIPTYNREKVLRETIADVLQQDYPDFEVLVVDQTATHEPETDAYLQSLAESDRIQWLRLDWASLPGARNYAVRRSQGAIILFLDDDVQLPPGFLHAHARNYLDNPEIGAIAGRVFDRMKLADSGGGLTIEDLPPEAMDPGIAWYYIDLVHTVKPQEVLSVRGCNMSFRREIFDKYGLHFDERFRGSAVREESDFCLRLRQTGYKIWYEPDAHLIHLGEETGGCHDISTRSISYQITFYHNHFLLGLKNLTLSQCLRFFARLFDCHVLGHPPCNKSGSPLKTLVRFWFYTLGFFNAVGTVFQSSFQDGQIYSQQDELAHSQKP; encoded by the coding sequence ATGTCTTTGCCCTCGATTTCTGTGATTATTCCCACCTACAACCGGGAAAAGGTATTGCGAGAGACGATCGCCGATGTCCTCCAACAAGACTACCCGGATTTTGAGGTCTTGGTGGTCGATCAAACCGCCACCCATGAACCGGAAACCGATGCCTATCTGCAATCCCTCGCCGAATCCGATCGCATTCAGTGGTTGCGCCTGGATTGGGCGAGTTTACCCGGGGCTCGCAACTATGCCGTGCGCCGATCGCAGGGGGCAATTATTCTATTTCTCGATGATGATGTCCAACTTCCCCCGGGTTTTCTCCACGCTCATGCGCGCAATTACCTGGATAACCCCGAAATCGGGGCGATCGCCGGTCGGGTTTTTGATCGCATGAAACTCGCTGACTCCGGGGGCGGTTTAACCATCGAGGATTTACCCCCAGAAGCAATGGATCCGGGAATTGCCTGGTATTATATCGACCTGGTGCATACCGTCAAACCCCAGGAAGTTCTCTCTGTTCGCGGTTGCAATATGTCCTTCCGTCGCGAGATTTTCGACAAGTACGGATTGCACTTTGACGAACGCTTCCGAGGTAGCGCCGTCCGAGAAGAATCAGATTTTTGCTTGCGTTTGCGACAAACCGGATACAAAATCTGGTATGAACCGGACGCTCACTTAATTCATTTAGGAGAAGAAACCGGAGGTTGTCATGATATTAGCACTCGCTCAATTAGCTACCAAATCACCTTTTATCACAACCATTTTCTCCTGGGTTTAAAAAATCTCACCCTCTCCCAATGTCTGCGCTTTTTCGCTCGTTTATTCGACTGCCATGTTCTGGGTCATCCCCCCTGCAATAAAAGTGGGTCGCCGCTTAAAACCCTCGTGCGGTTTTGGTTCTATACCCTGGGATTTTTCAATGCCGTTGGCACCGTGTTCCAATCGAGCTTTCAGGATGGACAAATTTACAGCCAACAAGATGAACTCGCCCATTCTCAAAAACCCTGA
- the hpsL gene encoding hormogonium polysaccharide biosynthesis protein HpsL codes for MLKSKQKSKKKSQTNQEAQAPSVSKKELAAQQKKVDRERKAMIRAFQTYGGLGAAIGLVLFFVADYKLAIAGGGGVAVLLLSYKYPRLAMWGFMIYMPFSGTITYWVGGGNAIFQLAKDGFYVPGAIALYREIKAKKLPFLIPPQLGPALNILLSVSLMTLVFVNGAQEFAPRPDGKPFAMGLLGLKVFLGYLPLIGCSYYLIRNKKEFLWLTRTHVVLALICCGLGVVQYWLLLTGRCPGTRGYSGEALFKATLDAKCLVGGSLVFSPEQSMIRLPGTFVAPWQWAWFLIANLFFTFASAFNDPSLVWQLLSFLGMALVFVNSVISGQRIALALVPVLTVILLVITGQITNLKRFVPIAVGLSILGFGAMALFPDVITERIDSFVGRWNASPPTDFIAHQAEFTSKGQDGFFGNGLGRATNSARMFGDTKLIETYYPKLLYEIGPVGVMGFLIFVTTLTYLAFKTYRSVKDKNLRGYGASYWVFILFISYNTYYYPLDVDPVAVYYWVFAGLLFKLPDLDREVAQEKLEAEELGLLDNKRSSKKKPKKK; via the coding sequence ATGTTAAAAAGCAAGCAAAAATCTAAGAAAAAGTCCCAAACCAATCAGGAGGCACAAGCGCCTTCTGTGAGCAAAAAAGAACTGGCTGCCCAACAAAAGAAGGTGGATCGCGAACGCAAAGCGATGATTCGAGCGTTTCAGACCTATGGAGGTCTCGGTGCGGCGATCGGGCTCGTACTTTTTTTTGTGGCGGACTACAAGTTAGCGATCGCCGGTGGAGGTGGGGTTGCGGTTTTATTACTGTCCTACAAATATCCCCGTTTAGCGATGTGGGGCTTCATGATCTATATGCCGTTCTCCGGGACCATTACCTACTGGGTTGGCGGGGGAAATGCCATCTTTCAACTGGCTAAAGATGGGTTTTATGTTCCCGGGGCGATCGCCCTATACCGGGAGATCAAGGCCAAAAAACTCCCCTTTTTAATTCCCCCCCAACTGGGTCCTGCTTTGAACATCCTGCTCTCGGTCAGTCTGATGACCCTGGTCTTTGTCAACGGTGCTCAGGAGTTTGCCCCCCGACCCGATGGCAAGCCCTTCGCAATGGGACTACTGGGGCTGAAAGTCTTCCTCGGCTATCTTCCCTTGATCGGATGCAGCTATTATCTGATCCGTAACAAAAAGGAATTTCTGTGGCTGACCCGCACCCATGTCGTTCTGGCCCTAATCTGCTGTGGATTGGGTGTTGTGCAGTATTGGTTGCTGCTGACAGGTCGCTGTCCAGGCACTCGCGGCTATTCCGGCGAGGCCCTATTTAAAGCCACCCTTGATGCTAAATGTCTCGTCGGGGGTTCCCTGGTTTTTAGTCCCGAGCAGAGTATGATTCGCTTACCCGGGACCTTTGTTGCCCCCTGGCAGTGGGCTTGGTTCCTGATTGCTAACCTCTTTTTTACCTTTGCCTCAGCCTTTAACGACCCCTCATTAGTCTGGCAGCTTCTGAGTTTTTTGGGAATGGCCTTAGTATTTGTCAATTCCGTGATCTCCGGTCAACGAATTGCGTTAGCGCTTGTCCCTGTCCTAACGGTTATTCTGCTGGTCATCACGGGTCAAATCACCAATCTGAAACGGTTTGTGCCGATCGCCGTCGGACTCTCAATTTTGGGATTTGGGGCGATGGCCCTCTTTCCAGATGTGATTACGGAACGGATCGATAGTTTTGTCGGTCGCTGGAATGCCTCTCCACCTACGGATTTTATCGCCCACCAAGCCGAATTTACCTCAAAAGGACAGGATGGATTTTTTGGGAATGGTTTAGGCAGAGCCACCAACTCCGCTCGAATGTTCGGAGACACAAAGCTCATCGAAACCTACTATCCTAAATTACTCTATGAAATTGGCCCGGTCGGAGTGATGGGGTTTCTGATTTTCGTGACGACTCTGACCTATCTCGCCTTTAAAACCTATCGCTCTGTCAAAGATAAAAATCTCCGAGGCTATGGCGCATCCTATTGGGTTTTTATCTTGTTTATCAGCTATAACACTTACTATTATCCTCTGGATGTAGACCCGGTTGCGGTCTATTACTGGGTCTTTGCTGGGTTGCTGTTCAAGTTGCCTGACCTTGACCGAGAGGTTGCCCAAGAAAAACTTGAAGCGGAAGAACTGGGTTTACTGGATAATAAACGGTCCTCTAAAAAGAAGCCGAAAAAGAAATAA
- the glmM gene encoding phosphoglucosamine mutase encodes MVTTPAWTQGSGSNGSSLTLAGVNGSKSVQNPKPIAGKEVINRLSVVETGIYLPNTPLFGTDGIRGRVGDFLNAPLALQVGFWAGQVLKAQSGTTGPIILGQDSRNSSDMLAMALTAGLTSAGLEVWNLGLCPTPCVAYLTSVSEAIGGVMISASHNPPGDNGIKFFGADGTKLPAAVQKLIEAGIRGQMDSGNGTGAWGHQYYRPELVADYAKALQLPLIYGNGTEELPLQGMRIVLDLAWGAAAKLAPEVFQALGAEIICLHDRPDGDRINVGCGSTHLDVLQSSVKAYNADMGFAFDGDADRVLGVDDRGRPIDGDYILYLWGQTLEQSGQLPDSTIVATVMSNLGFERAWEKLGGKLLRTPVGDQHVHAEMLRTGSMLGGEQSGHILCRHYGVTGDGVMTAIHLATVVRQQGGSLGQMVDESFQTYPQLLRNVRVEDRDRRMDWESCEPVQIAIDRATTAMGDQGRILVRASGTEPLIRVMVEAATAELANYWTDNLVRVVEQHLAA; translated from the coding sequence ATGGTAACAACTCCAGCCTGGACGCAAGGCTCTGGATCAAACGGCTCATCCTTAACCCTCGCCGGGGTGAATGGGTCTAAATCGGTACAAAACCCCAAACCCATTGCGGGTAAAGAGGTCATCAATCGCCTTTCCGTGGTAGAAACCGGAATTTATCTGCCCAATACTCCCTTATTTGGGACCGATGGAATTCGCGGACGAGTGGGAGATTTTCTGAATGCACCCCTCGCCTTGCAGGTCGGATTTTGGGCAGGTCAGGTCCTGAAAGCCCAAAGTGGGACAACGGGTCCGATTATTTTAGGACAAGATTCTCGCAATTCTAGCGATATGTTAGCAATGGCCCTCACTGCGGGGCTGACTTCGGCCGGGTTAGAGGTTTGGAATTTAGGATTATGTCCGACCCCCTGCGTTGCCTACTTGACGAGCGTTTCTGAAGCCATTGGCGGGGTGATGATTTCAGCCAGTCACAATCCCCCGGGGGATAATGGAATTAAGTTTTTTGGAGCCGACGGGACGAAGCTACCGGCTGCGGTGCAAAAGTTGATTGAAGCCGGGATTCGAGGGCAGATGGACTCGGGGAATGGAACTGGGGCCTGGGGCCATCAATATTATAGGCCCGAGTTAGTAGCAGATTACGCGAAAGCGTTGCAACTCCCGTTGATTTATGGTAATGGGACTGAGGAATTGCCATTACAGGGAATGCGGATTGTTTTAGATTTGGCTTGGGGTGCAGCGGCGAAGTTGGCCCCGGAGGTGTTTCAGGCATTGGGGGCGGAAATTATCTGCTTGCACGATCGCCCCGATGGCGATCGCATTAATGTCGGCTGCGGTTCCACCCATCTGGATGTGCTACAATCCTCGGTCAAGGCTTACAATGCCGATATGGGGTTTGCTTTTGATGGGGATGCCGATCGCGTCTTAGGGGTGGATGATAGAGGCCGCCCGATTGATGGGGATTATATTTTATATTTGTGGGGACAGACCCTGGAACAGTCCGGTCAACTCCCGGACTCCACGATTGTGGCTACGGTGATGTCGAATTTAGGTTTTGAACGGGCCTGGGAAAAATTGGGGGGTAAACTCCTGAGAACTCCCGTCGGCGATCAGCACGTCCATGCAGAAATGCTGCGTACCGGGTCGATGTTAGGCGGTGAACAATCCGGTCATATCCTCTGTCGTCACTATGGGGTAACCGGAGATGGGGTGATGACGGCGATTCATCTGGCAACGGTGGTTAGACAACAGGGCGGTTCCCTAGGGCAGATGGTGGATGAGAGTTTCCAAACCTATCCGCAATTGTTACGGAATGTGCGAGTAGAAGACCGCGATCGCCGGATGGATTGGGAGAGTTGCGAACCTGTGCAAATTGCGATCGACCGCGCCACAACAGCAATGGGTGATCAAGGCCGGATTTTAGTTCGGGCCTCGGGTACGGAACCCTTGATCCGGGTGATGGTAGAAGCAGCAACTGCGGAACTGGCAAATTATTGGACAGATAATTTAGTTCGAGTTGTTGAGCAACATTTGGCCGCTTAG
- a CDS encoding glycosyltransferase family 4 protein, with translation MSSLSINLSFLIPKPTGITTYANQIVPYLNPLEPTLLIGRELAPYNCYLVPEDLTPDYGKKGHLKRLWWTQQHLPKIYQSLRSQLLFSPVPEAPLFSNCRSVVMVHDFIPLRFPNKRSPLTYYHRYYIPLVLQQATHIVCNSISTARDISNFCKISADKITPIPLGYDADNFKNLNLPVSNYFLYVGRCDPYKNLHRVIAAFANIAQGSEYELWLAGSADPRYSPALQEQVKELGLGERVKFLEYVPYEKLPVLMNQAIALVFPSLWEGFGLPALEAMACGTPVITSNRSSLPEVTGDAAILVDPYNIREISSAMLAVALGVTTRSRLRELGLARASQFSWSKTGISTGEILKDYL, from the coding sequence TTGTCTTCCCTGTCCATTAATCTGTCATTTTTGATTCCCAAACCTACGGGGATTACCACTTATGCTAACCAAATTGTTCCTTATCTGAACCCTCTGGAGCCGACTTTATTAATTGGGCGGGAATTAGCGCCTTATAATTGTTATTTAGTTCCGGAAGATTTAACCCCAGATTATGGCAAGAAAGGTCATTTGAAGCGCTTGTGGTGGACCCAACAACATCTGCCGAAAATTTATCAAAGCCTGCGATCGCAACTGCTGTTTTCTCCAGTGCCGGAAGCCCCATTGTTTTCAAACTGTCGGTCTGTGGTGATGGTTCATGATTTTATTCCCCTACGATTTCCCAATAAACGCTCTCCCTTAACCTATTATCATCGCTATTATATTCCCCTCGTTTTGCAGCAAGCCACTCATATTGTCTGCAACTCCATTTCTACGGCCCGGGATATCAGTAATTTTTGTAAAATATCGGCCGATAAAATTACCCCGATTCCCTTGGGATATGATGCGGATAATTTTAAAAATTTAAACCTGCCCGTTAGTAATTATTTTCTCTATGTCGGTCGCTGTGACCCCTATAAAAATCTGCATCGAGTGATAGCAGCATTTGCGAATATAGCTCAAGGGTCCGAGTATGAATTGTGGTTGGCCGGTTCCGCTGACCCCCGCTACAGTCCCGCCCTCCAGGAACAGGTCAAAGAGTTGGGATTAGGTGAACGAGTGAAATTCCTCGAATATGTCCCCTACGAGAAATTGCCGGTATTGATGAATCAGGCGATCGCCTTGGTCTTTCCGTCCCTGTGGGAGGGATTTGGTTTGCCTGCCTTAGAAGCAATGGCCTGTGGGACCCCGGTAATCACCTCAAATCGGTCTTCCCTGCCGGAAGTGACCGGGGATGCCGCAATCCTAGTTGATCCCTACAATATTCGCGAAATTTCTAGTGCCATGCTGGCGGTGGCCCTGGGTGTCACGACGCGATCGCGCCTCCGGGAACTGGGGCTCGCCCGTGCCAGTCAATTTAGTTGGTCTAAAACCGGAATCTCCACAGGAGAAATTTTAAAAGACTACCTTTAA
- a CDS encoding glycosyltransferase, producing MLYFVTVNYYSTELIEQLIQSIEDSSTLEYRVIIVNNSPTDVSIYQLECESTVILESGENVGFGAGCNLGLDWVYQQDSQGIVWLINPDTLLGSHGWEQVPNLFAANPEVSILGTIVYEPTGTLWFAGGVFIPSQGAILEKNLLSLEADADYVPCDWVTGCSLLINLGQFSECPTFDSDYFLYYEDFDFCRRYAAQGHIIGVTPKLSLIHAPSSITDTQVKDKFKHSTYSYLKTMEKYSPKRVLMVLFLRLIAHALILSFVKPEIARGKFAGLAQYCQRSPLVQALLSPLKRRGSDVYFG from the coding sequence GTGCTTTATTTTGTAACGGTTAATTATTATTCTACCGAGTTAATTGAGCAATTAATTCAATCCATTGAGGACAGTTCTACCCTGGAATATCGGGTGATTATTGTTAATAATTCACCAACGGACGTCTCAATTTACCAGTTGGAATGCGAGTCTACGGTGATTTTGGAGTCTGGGGAGAATGTCGGATTTGGCGCAGGGTGCAATCTGGGACTGGATTGGGTGTATCAGCAAGACTCCCAAGGAATTGTCTGGTTAATCAATCCGGATACCCTCCTGGGATCGCATGGATGGGAACAAGTCCCGAATTTATTTGCCGCGAATCCCGAAGTGTCTATTTTAGGTACAATTGTTTATGAACCCACTGGGACCCTTTGGTTTGCCGGTGGGGTATTTATTCCGAGTCAGGGTGCGATTCTGGAAAAAAACCTGTTGAGTCTGGAGGCGGATGCCGATTATGTCCCTTGTGACTGGGTAACGGGTTGCAGTTTATTAATTAATTTAGGACAGTTTTCCGAATGTCCGACCTTTGACTCCGATTACTTTCTCTATTATGAAGATTTTGACTTTTGCCGACGCTATGCCGCCCAAGGACATATTATTGGGGTGACGCCCAAATTAAGCCTGATTCATGCTCCATCTTCGATTACGGATACCCAGGTTAAAGATAAATTCAAACACAGCACCTACAGTTATTTAAAAACAATGGAGAAATACAGTCCAAAACGAGTTTTAATGGTTCTATTTTTGCGGTTAATTGCTCATGCCCTAATTCTGAGTTTTGTTAAGCCGGAGATAGCCCGAGGAAAGTTTGCGGGATTGGCTCAGTATTGTCAGCGATCGCCTCTAGTCCAAGCCCTCCTCTCTCCCCTGAAACGGAGAGGTTCGGATGTTTACTTTGGATAA
- a CDS encoding glucose-1-phosphate thymidylyltransferase has product MKALILSGGKGTRLRPLTYSGAKQLVPVANKPILWYGIEGIVAAGITDIGIIISPETGEEVKSLTGNGDRFGAKITYILQEQPAGLAHAVKIARPFLGDAPFIMYLGDNLIQRPLNPFLDKFKAEQLDALILLRPVSNPSAFGVAKVDEKGKVLALVEKPKDPPSNLALVGIYFFSPQIHEAIANIQPSTRGELEITDAIQRLIDWETLVESCTLEGWWLDTGKKDDLLEANRIILDTQLVAQNHAEVDEKSQIIGRVQIGAGTKVINSSIRGPVIIGENCYLENCFIGPYSSIADHVKLIEADLEHSVVLHSAQIIGIHQRLVDSVIGRRAQLTIAPRRPKALRFMIGDDSQIELP; this is encoded by the coding sequence ATGAAAGCACTGATTTTGTCCGGTGGAAAAGGCACTCGCCTCCGACCTCTCACCTATTCCGGTGCTAAACAGCTCGTGCCGGTGGCGAATAAGCCGATTCTCTGGTATGGCATTGAAGGAATTGTGGCTGCCGGAATTACGGATATTGGAATTATTATCAGTCCAGAAACCGGGGAAGAAGTGAAATCCTTGACCGGCAATGGCGATCGCTTCGGTGCGAAGATTACTTATATTTTACAAGAACAACCCGCCGGTTTAGCTCATGCGGTGAAAATTGCTCGGCCATTTTTAGGGGATGCTCCGTTTATTATGTATCTCGGAGATAACCTGATCCAAAGGCCGCTGAATCCCTTTTTGGATAAGTTTAAAGCCGAACAACTGGATGCGTTAATTCTCCTGCGTCCCGTCTCGAATCCCAGCGCATTTGGGGTAGCAAAAGTGGATGAGAAGGGGAAGGTTTTAGCATTAGTGGAAAAACCCAAAGACCCGCCGTCTAATTTAGCTTTAGTCGGGATTTACTTTTTTTCTCCCCAGATTCACGAGGCGATCGCCAATATCCAACCCTCCACCCGAGGAGAGTTGGAAATTACCGATGCTATTCAACGTCTGATCGACTGGGAAACCTTGGTGGAATCCTGCACCCTAGAGGGGTGGTGGTTAGATACCGGAAAAAAAGATGACCTCCTCGAAGCCAATCGCATCATTCTGGATACTCAATTAGTGGCACAGAATCACGCCGAAGTTGATGAAAAAAGTCAGATTATCGGGCGGGTTCAAATTGGGGCGGGAACGAAAGTAATTAATAGTTCAATTCGCGGTCCTGTGATTATTGGCGAAAATTGCTATTTGGAAAACTGCTTCATTGGTCCTTATAGCAGTATTGCGGATCATGTTAAGTTAATCGAAGCCGATTTAGAACATAGTGTGGTGTTGCATAGCGCTCAAATCATCGGCATTCATCAACGATTGGTGGATAGTGTGATTGGCAGGCGCGCACAATTGACCATCGCCCCCCGACGACCCAAAGCACTCCGGTTTATGATTGGCGATGATTCTCAAATTGAATTACCCTAA
- the rfbD gene encoding dTDP-4-dehydrorhamnose reductase, with amino-acid sequence MTQILLTGITGQLGQELSPILQAVGEVTRCDRHTLDLANPDSIRHIMATVKPQVVVNCAAYTAVDKAETEPDLAMAINGTGVGILAQECHKLGARLIHVSTDYVFDGTQSHPYQETDTTHPLGQYGASKLAGEEAIRQVGGDAIILRTAWVYGTGGSGNFVKTMLRLGAQREELGVVTDQIGSPTWTGDLAAAIASMIQLSIPSGTYHYTNSGVASWYDFAIAIFEEAQALNFPLQIQRVKPISTEEYPTPARRPAYSVLSLAKIAATLGTYPPHWRQGLRQMLRNFSG; translated from the coding sequence ATGACCCAAATTTTATTAACCGGGATTACGGGTCAATTGGGACAGGAATTGTCTCCGATTCTGCAAGCGGTGGGAGAGGTGACTCGGTGCGATCGCCACACCCTAGATTTAGCTAACCCGGACTCAATCCGTCACATCATGGCAACGGTTAAACCTCAAGTTGTCGTCAATTGTGCTGCCTATACGGCGGTGGACAAAGCGGAAACGGAACCGGACCTGGCAATGGCGATTAATGGCACTGGGGTGGGAATTCTGGCCCAGGAATGCCATAAATTAGGGGCGCGATTGATTCATGTTTCCACGGATTATGTCTTTGATGGCACGCAGTCTCATCCCTATCAGGAAACCGATACCACCCATCCATTAGGACAATATGGTGCATCCAAACTCGCTGGGGAGGAAGCGATTCGCCAGGTGGGAGGGGATGCAATTATCCTCAGAACCGCTTGGGTTTATGGGACCGGGGGTTCGGGTAATTTTGTGAAGACGATGCTGCGCTTGGGGGCCCAACGGGAGGAATTAGGGGTGGTGACGGATCAAATCGGCAGTCCCACTTGGACGGGGGATTTAGCTGCGGCGATCGCCTCGATGATTCAGTTGTCGATTCCCTCGGGGACTTACCATTACACCAATAGCGGGGTTGCCAGTTGGTACGATTTTGCGATCGCCATTTTTGAAGAAGCCCAGGCCCTAAATTTTCCCCTGCAAATCCAACGGGTTAAGCCGATTTCTACCGAAGAGTATCCTACTCCCGCCCGTCGTCCCGCCTATTCGGTCCTCTCCTTGGCGAAAATCGCCGCAACTTTGGGAACTTATCCCCCCCACTGGCGACAGGGACTCCGACAAATGCTCCGGAATTTTAGCGGTTAA
- the rfbC gene encoding dTDP-4-dehydrorhamnose 3,5-epimerase, producing the protein MNIIPTDIPDVVIIEPKVFGDDRGFFLESYNQRTLAEKTGITAEFVQDNHSRSRQNVLRGLHYQIQQPQGKLLRVVVGAVFDVAVDIRKDSPTFGQWAGCLLSAENHRQFWIPPGFAHGFLVVSDMAEVLYKTTEYYAPHHERCILWNDPELDIDWPLNGATPILSEKDQAGLPLKDAEVFA; encoded by the coding sequence ATGAACATAATTCCCACTGATATTCCTGATGTCGTGATTATCGAACCGAAAGTTTTCGGCGACGATCGCGGTTTTTTCTTGGAAAGTTATAACCAACGCACCTTGGCGGAAAAAACCGGCATCACCGCCGAGTTTGTCCAAGATAACCACTCGCGATCGCGCCAAAATGTCCTGCGCGGTCTACATTACCAGATTCAACAGCCTCAAGGAAAATTACTCCGCGTTGTCGTCGGTGCCGTGTTTGATGTGGCGGTGGACATTCGCAAAGACTCTCCCACCTTCGGACAGTGGGCCGGTTGTCTCCTCAGTGCCGAAAACCACCGTCAGTTCTGGATTCCACCCGGATTCGCTCATGGTTTTTTGGTGGTGTCGGACATGGCTGAAGTGCTGTACAAAACCACGGAATATTACGCCCCACACCATGAACGCTGTATCCTGTGGAATGATCCGGAATTGGACATCGATTGGCCCTTGAATGGGGCTACGCCGATTTTATCGGAAAAAGACCAAGCGGGTCTGCCTTTGAAAGATGCGGAAGTGTTTGCATGA